A single region of the Planctomycetaceae bacterium genome encodes:
- the dnaB gene encoding replicative DNA helicase, with translation MTTANVPAPNIARGPDASDPLLVSQRVPPHSIEAEVCTIGSMIIDRTAIDIVAQVCQAEYFFRPAHQTLYQTLIDMSTAGKPIELVTLREELSRLGLLEQIGGVDYLVAIVDGVPNAANAEYYAKIVRDKALLRDLIIAAGKITRDAHDSRDEAPDIIENAERLVFKIATAQIGDQAVTLGSLLQETFETLQESDGRLVTGTATGYPALDEMTSGFQNGEMIILAARPSMGKTSFLLNIAEHMAVTEKLPVVVFSMEMSKAQLAQRLLSSHARFNLRQMRRGMISAEDWTQLQMAAGDLEQAPLLIDDSPLLTALQLRSKARRLHASHGIKCVFIDYLQLMTYSGRADSRQEQITEMSRGIKALARELNIPVICAAQLNRGPADRPSHRPRMSDLRESGSIEQDADVVSLLHNEDYYHRGEPDYMPRNVTELIVAKQRNGPTGTVHLTFLPDCTRFESASPEVYDSGGTY, from the coding sequence ATGACTACTGCAAACGTACCTGCCCCGAATATCGCGCGCGGTCCTGATGCGTCCGATCCGCTTCTGGTTTCCCAGCGCGTTCCGCCGCATTCGATCGAGGCCGAGGTCTGCACCATCGGCTCGATGATCATCGACCGCACGGCGATCGACATCGTCGCACAGGTCTGCCAGGCGGAATATTTCTTCCGCCCGGCCCACCAGACGCTCTACCAGACGCTCATCGACATGAGCACGGCTGGCAAGCCCATCGAGCTGGTGACGCTGCGCGAGGAGCTGTCGCGCCTGGGGCTGCTGGAGCAGATCGGCGGCGTCGATTACCTCGTCGCCATCGTCGACGGCGTGCCCAACGCCGCCAACGCCGAATACTACGCCAAGATCGTGCGCGACAAAGCCCTGCTGCGCGACCTGATCATCGCCGCAGGCAAGATCACGCGCGACGCGCACGACAGCCGCGACGAAGCCCCCGACATCATCGAAAACGCCGAACGCCTCGTATTCAAAATCGCCACCGCCCAGATCGGCGACCAGGCCGTCACTCTCGGCAGCCTTCTGCAGGAGACCTTCGAGACGCTGCAGGAATCGGACGGGCGCCTGGTCACCGGCACGGCCACGGGCTATCCGGCGCTCGATGAAATGACCAGCGGGTTCCAGAACGGCGAGATGATCATCCTGGCGGCGCGGCCGTCCATGGGCAAGACCAGCTTCCTGCTCAACATCGCCGAGCACATGGCCGTGACGGAAAAGCTGCCGGTGGTGGTGTTCTCGATGGAAATGTCCAAGGCCCAGCTCGCCCAGCGCCTGCTGAGCTCGCACGCGCGGTTCAACCTGCGTCAGATGCGGCGGGGCATGATCTCGGCTGAGGACTGGACGCAGCTCCAGATGGCCGCGGGCGACCTGGAGCAGGCGCCGCTGCTGATCGACGATTCGCCGCTGCTGACGGCGCTGCAGCTTCGCAGCAAGGCCCGCCGCCTGCACGCCTCGCACGGGATCAAGTGCGTGTTCATCGACTACCTGCAGCTCATGACCTACAGCGGCCGCGCCGACAGCCGCCAGGAACAGATCACCGAAATGTCGCGGGGGATCAAGGCGCTGGCGCGCGAGCTGAACATCCCGGTGATCTGCGCTGCGCAGCTCAACCGCGGCCCGGCAGACCGACCCAGCCACCGCCCGCGCATGAGCGACCTTCGCGAGTCGGGCTCGATCGAGCAGGACGCCGACGTCGTCTCGCTGCTGCACAACGAAGACTACTACCACCGCGGCGAGCCGGACTACATGCCCCGCAACGTGACCGAGTTGATCGTGGCCAAGCAGCGCAACGGCCCCACCGGCACGGTGCATCTGACGTTCCTGCCCGACTGCACGCGCTTCGAATCGGCCTCGCCCGAGGTTTACGACAGTGGCGGGACGTATTGA